In Flavobacterium praedii, the DNA window ACCACTTCTGATTGGATTATTTCTGCAGCAGCTGGCAATTTACCTGCTCTTAAAACGTTAGCTAAATCTTTAGTTTCAGTAACATCAAAAGAACCAGAAATTTCAGATCTACCTCCAGCAATTGGTCCACTTGAAACTCCAGGAGCAGAATATACAATATCATCAAGAACGATAGCAATATTACTTTTTTGAGTATAAGCTCTACCTGTTAATTCTTCCCATTCTTTTGCACCAATGTTATTCATTTGCATAGAAACAGCTGGCTTACCCAATTGATCAAATGTATCACTAGCATCTGTTACAACACCACCACCCATTGAAGCAACATTATCTCTATTTCCTTTTAAAGCATACAATTCTACAACTTCAACTTCTTTTTGTTTTGCATCTTTAATAGTAGTTGGTTTTCCCCATACAAATTTTACATAACGTTGATCACCTGCTAATAAAATTCTGATGTCTGCCCTTTTAAAATAAGAATTAATTACAGCAGTATCTTTTGGAGAGAAAAGACCTAAAACTGGTCCACCACCTTGAGCAACAATTTTGTCAATAATAGGATTATTTCCTTTTTTAGTTGCTGTAGAATCTTTTCCGTCAGTTAACAAAGCACTTAATGAATCCTTTGCTACAGTTTTAGTTTCAACTTTAGCTATTTCAGTTTTTTTCAAAGCCTCATTAGCAGACATGATGAAATTCCCAATTTCTTCAACTTTATAAGTTTCCCAAAATTCTAATTGAGCAGTACTTTGCAATAATTTTTTGATTCTATCGATATCTTTTGCACCTGGAAGTTCTACAAGAATTTGTCCAGACTCTCCTAATTTTTGTATATTAGGTTGAGTTACACCAAATTTATCGATACGTTTTCTCAATACACCAAAAGCACTTTCAACTGATTCGTCAACTTTTCTTTTGATTACTTTTTGAACTTGAGCATCTGTCATTTGAAAAGTAACACCACCTTCACCTTGCAAACTTCTGTTAGCAAAAATATCAGGAGACGCCAATTTCACTGTTCCATTTGAATTTGCTTCAAATGCTTCGAAGAAAGCATCAAGATAGGCTTGATTTCCTTTTTTATTTGCAGTGGCATCAGCCAAAGATTTATTAAAAACTGGATTTTTCGAATTATTTGATAACCCTTTCAAAATGTCTTTTACAGAGATTTGAAGAGTCACATTGATTCCTCCTTCTAAGTCAAGACCTTTGTTAATTTGTTTATCTTTTACTTCATTGAATGTAAAATCAGTAAACCCTAAGCTAAACACTTTTTCTTTACCAATTGAATCTAAATATTTTACTTCTTTTTCTGGATTGTTACCAGCGAAAGTTTTTGCATCATTTTTCACTTTGCTAGAAACAAAAGTGAATGAAAGTTGGTAAATACTTACCAATGCAAATAGAATTGCGAAAAATTTAATAAGTCCTTTATTCTGCATTATTACTAAAAATTAATTATTTTTATTTATTTATTTTTGTTTTAAACCCTATAAAATAAGCCATTACATCATTTTTGAAAAACAAAAAAGAACTGCACGATCTATATCATTTTTTTTAAACCGAGCAAATATATAATTAACGGAAAGATTAACCAATTTATTTATTAATTAAAATCAAAAAAAAGACTGCAGAAATTGCAGTCTTCTTTCTTTATACGCAAATTATTATGCTAAAACAGTTTTCAAATCAGCATTCATGCTTTTTACAGCCTCTGCACTTTTTGCAAAAGCAGCTTTTTCAGCATCATTTAATTTAATATCAACTATTTGTTCTACTCCGTTTTTACCAATGATACAAGGCACTCCAATACAAATATCGTTTTGACCGTATTCACCGTCTAACATAACGGAACAAGCAATCATTTTCTTTTGATCATTCAAAATACTATCTACTAAATAAGCAACAGAAGCTCCTGGAGCATACCAAGCTGAAGTCCCCAATAAACCTGTTAAAGTTGCTCCTCCTACCATAGTGGCTGCTGCAACTTTTTCTAATTCTTCTTGAGATAAAAACTCAGAAACTGGGATACCATTATAAGCTGCCAATCTAGTTAAAGGGATCATGGTAGTATCTCCATGCCCTCCAATAACCATCGCAGAGATATCATTTTGTGGTTTATTCAATGCTTTAGATAAATAATATCTAAAACGTGAGCTATCTAAAGCCCCACCCATACCAATAATTCTATTTTTAGGCAATCCAGTTGATTTCAATGCCAAATAAGTCATTGTATCCATTGGATTTGAAACTACAACTACAATACAATTTGGTGAATGTGCTAATACATTCTCAGCAACTGTTTTAACAATTCCAGCATTAATTCCTATTAATTCTTCTCTTGTCATTCCTGGTTTTCTAGGAATTCCTGAAGTGATCACAACCACATCACTGTTTGCTGTTTTAGAATAATCATTTGTAACTCCAGATAAATTTGTATTAAACCCAGTATTTGTAGCACACTGCATAATATCCATTGCTTTACCTTCGGCAAAACCTTCTTTAATATCTAATAATACTACTTCACTTGCAATTCCTCTATAAGAAATTGAATCTGCACAGGATGCTCCCACATTTCCTGCTCCAACAATGGTAACTTTCATTTTTATTTGTTTTTATTAATTTCAAATTAAAAAAGAAAAATACAGTTCCTTTAATAAATTACGCATCGATATTTGCGTAAACTGCATTTTTCTCGATAAAATCTCTTCTTGGCGGTACCTCATCGCCCATTAACATAGAGAAAACTCTATCTGCCTCTGCTAAACTATCAATATTCACTTGACGTAATGTTCTGAATGACGGGTCCATTGTAGTTTCCCACAATTGCTCTGCGTTCATCTCTCCAAGACCTTTATAACGCTGTATACCAGCACTACCACCCATTCTATCATTTGCTTGATCACGCTGAACATCATTCCAAGCATATTCTTTTTTATTTCCTTTTTTAACTAAATACAAAGGAGGCGCCGCAATATAAACATGTCCTTCTTCTATTAACTCTTTCATAAAACGGAAAAAGAAAGTCAATATTAAAGTAGAGATATGACTACCATCGACATCGGCATCACACATAATAATTACTTTATGGTATCGTAATTTTGAAATATTCAATGCCTTACTGTCTTCATCAGTTCCAACAGTTACTCCAAGTGCTGTAAAAATATTTCGAATTTCTTCGTTTTCAAACACTTTATGATGCATTGCTTTTTCAACATTTAGAATCTTACCCCTCAAAGGCAAAATGGCTTGAAATGCACGATCACGACCTTGTTTTGCCGTACCCCCTGCGGAATCTCCCTCGACAAGATATACTTCACATTTTGCAGGATCTTGTTCCGAACAATCGGATAATTTTCCAGGCAATCCTCCGCCACCCATAACGGTTTTGCGTTGCACCATTTCGCGTGCTTTTTTAGCGGCATGACGTGCTTGTGCTGCAAGAATTACTTTTTGAACAATAATGCGAGCATCATTTGGATTTTCTTCCAAATAGTTCTCGATCATTTCACTTACCGCTTGACTCACTGGAGATACTACCTCACGGTTTCCAAGCTTAGTTTTGGTTTGCCCCTCAAATTGAGGTTCAGCTACTTTTACAGAAATAATTGCTGTTAGTCCTTCACGGAAATCATCTCCAGAGATATCAAACTTCAATTTATCCAACATTCCAGAAGCATCTGCATATTTCTTCAACGATCTTGTTAGACCCGTCCTAAAACCTTGTAGATGTGTTCCTCCTTCGTGAGTATTAATATTATTTACATAAGAAAAAATATTCTCCGAGTAACTTGTATTATATATCAAAGCTACCTCAACTGGAATTTCTCCTTTTTCATTATCCATCGAGATTACGTGCGCTATAATTGGCTCACGATTTCCATCAAGGTAACGAATATATTCTTTTAATCCTTCAGAAGAATGGAATATTTCAGAAACGAAATTTCCATCTTTATCCACTTCTCTTTTATCAGTGAAAGTAATTGTAATCCCTTTATTCAAATAAGACAACTCACGCATACGAGATGACAAAGTATCATAAGAATACTCTATTGTCTGAGTAAAAATCGAAGGATCTGGGTAGAAAGTTACTATTGTACCTCTTTTGGTTGTTTCGCCAATTTGTTTTACTGGATAAAGCGCTTTTCCTTTTTCATATTCCTGTTCATATACTTTACCATCACTACTATGAACAGTTGCTCTTAAATGATTTGACAAAGCATTTACCACCGAAACCCCCACACCGTGAAGTCCTCCAGAAACTTTATATGAATCTTTATCGAATTTACCTCCAGCACCAATTTTAGTCATTACAACTTCTAATGCGGAAACACCTTCTTTTTTATGAATTCCTACTGGAATACCACGTCCATTATCTTCTACAGTAATAGAACCATCTTCATTAATATCTACCCTTATCGTATCACAATGGCCTCCCATTGCCTCATCGATTGAGTTATCTACTACTTCATAAACTAAATGATGTAACCCTCTTACACCAACATCTCCAATGTACATCGATGGACGCATTCTCACATGCTCCATTCCTTCTAAAGCCTGAATACTGTCTGCTGAATAATTGTCCTTCTTGATTTCTTCGCTCATATATTTTAATCTAAAAAAATGTGGTTTTCGTCTAACACGCAAATATAGAAAATTGTTACCTATTTAACCTCTTAATTCTCGTTTTAAGCTCTTAAGTTATTAACATTTATGGTTTATATCCAACAAAAAAACGCCTTCAAAATAGAAGACGTTTTTATCATTATTTATTAAAATTAATTTCTAATTATTCGAACATTCATTTCTTCTACCTTTTTATCAGATAAAAGTGAGGGCGCACCAAATAATAAATCTTCGCTAGTTCCAGTTTTCGGGAAAGCCATCACTTCTCTAATGGATGCTTTTTTCTCTAAAATCATCATTAAACGGTCAATTCCCCAAGCAATTCCTCCGTGTGGCGGTGCGCCGTATTGAAAAGCTTTATGCATCGTTCCTACACTTTTCATCATCTCTTCTTTGTTGTAGCCCATATTTCTATATGTCGCTTCCAGAATTTCCGATTTATGCGCACGAACTGATCCTCCTCCAATTTCGTAACCGTTTAAGATTATATCGTATTGTTGCGCTATAATGGTTCCAATTTCGTCATCATCCCCTTTCATGTGCTTTTGCAAATCATAAATCGCAGGCATCGAGAATGGATTGTGCGTAAAAGTCCATCTACCCTCATCTGTTCTTTCAAACATTGGAAAATCAATTACCCAAGCTGGACATAATTCCTTCGGATTAATTAAGTGCAATATTTTACCCATTTCTTGACGAACAGCATCCAAAGCTTTGTTGGCAGTGGCGTAATCTGCTGCTGAAAAGAAAACAATATCCCCAACTTGTGCGTCAGTTGCTTTTATAATTCCAGCCGCAATATCTTCACCTAAAAACTTAATAATTGGCGATTGCAATTCATCCTCATTCACAATAATATAAGCCAATCCGCCTAAGCCGTGCTGTTGAGCAATAGCGGTTAGGTTTTCGATCTGCCCTTTAGACATACGCTTGTTTCCTTGCTCTTTGGCCGAGACTTTAATACATTTTACAATTCCACCGTCTTCAATAGGCTTACTAAATACTTGAAAAGTGGTATCTTTTACAATATGGGTAATGTCTTGCATCTTTAAGCCGTAACGTAAATCGGGTCTATCACAACCGTAGAAATCCATCGCGTCTTTGTATGTAATTACTTCAAAAGGACGTAAAATCCACTTATTGCCATATATTTTCTTCACTACTTCATTAAACATTTTTGTGTTTAAATCTATAATCTGTTGCATACTCGCATAGGCCATTTCCATATCCAATTGTGTAAATTCCGGTTGACGATCTCCACGAGAATCTTCATCTCTAAAACAACGCGCAATTTGGAAATACTTTTCATACCCACTCACCATCAACATTTGTTTGAACTGTTGCGGCGCTTGCGGCAAAGTATAAAAGAAACCAGCTTGTTTACGTGTAGGAACAATAAATTCTCGTGCACCTTCATCGGTTCCTGCACTTAAAATTGGGGTTTCAATTTCTAAAAATTCTTCTTCATCCAAAATGTCACGCAATAATTTAATTACTTTATGACGGTTTACGATTGCTCGTCGCACTTCTTCATTTCTATGATCTAAGAACTTGTATTGAAAACGAATTGCTTCGTTTGTTTTTGCCGCTCT includes these proteins:
- a CDS encoding malate dehydrogenase; its protein translation is MKVTIVGAGNVGASCADSISYRGIASEVVLLDIKEGFAEGKAMDIMQCATNTGFNTNLSGVTNDYSKTANSDVVVITSGIPRKPGMTREELIGINAGIVKTVAENVLAHSPNCIVVVVSNPMDTMTYLALKSTGLPKNRIIGMGGALDSSRFRYYLSKALNKPQNDISAMVIGGHGDTTMIPLTRLAAYNGIPVSEFLSQEELEKVAAATMVGGATLTGLLGTSAWYAPGASVAYLVDSILNDQKKMIACSVMLDGEYGQNDICIGVPCIIGKNGVEQIVDIKLNDAEKAAFAKSAEAVKSMNADLKTVLA
- the gyrB gene encoding DNA topoisomerase (ATP-hydrolyzing) subunit B is translated as MSEEIKKDNYSADSIQALEGMEHVRMRPSMYIGDVGVRGLHHLVYEVVDNSIDEAMGGHCDTIRVDINEDGSITVEDNGRGIPVGIHKKEGVSALEVVMTKIGAGGKFDKDSYKVSGGLHGVGVSVVNALSNHLRATVHSSDGKVYEQEYEKGKALYPVKQIGETTKRGTIVTFYPDPSIFTQTIEYSYDTLSSRMRELSYLNKGITITFTDKREVDKDGNFVSEIFHSSEGLKEYIRYLDGNREPIIAHVISMDNEKGEIPVEVALIYNTSYSENIFSYVNNINTHEGGTHLQGFRTGLTRSLKKYADASGMLDKLKFDISGDDFREGLTAIISVKVAEPQFEGQTKTKLGNREVVSPVSQAVSEMIENYLEENPNDARIIVQKVILAAQARHAAKKAREMVQRKTVMGGGGLPGKLSDCSEQDPAKCEVYLVEGDSAGGTAKQGRDRAFQAILPLRGKILNVEKAMHHKVFENEEIRNIFTALGVTVGTDEDSKALNISKLRYHKVIIMCDADVDGSHISTLILTFFFRFMKELIEEGHVYIAAPPLYLVKKGNKKEYAWNDVQRDQANDRMGGSAGIQRYKGLGEMNAEQLWETTMDPSFRTLRQVNIDSLAEADRVFSMLMGDEVPPRRDFIEKNAVYANIDA